A stretch of Girardinichthys multiradiatus isolate DD_20200921_A chromosome 20, DD_fGirMul_XY1, whole genome shotgun sequence DNA encodes these proteins:
- the si:ch1073-335m2.2 gene encoding msx2-interacting protein isoform X1, with translation MVRETRHLWVGNLPEHVREEKIVEHFKRYGRVESVKVLRKRGSEGGVAAFVDFVDIKSAQKAHNAVNKMGDRDLRTDYNEPGSVPSAVRGLEDSSPSSSRDAAGFSRGTVGAVFGPPVSLHTREGRYERRLDGSSESRERAYDHSPYGHHERSGTFDRRHYNAEYYRDRSVFATAGPGSSAIGGSFEAADPHFDSRIRDPFTLTNSTRRDLYRDDRGRRVDRAYHHHRRSRSSHSSQSRHPSPQRTAGQTSKTPHSPKRTPLSPGRGPRSRSHSRSSSSDSVSSTSSTGSGSDSNSSSSDGSRARSVQSSAAHAPQPCMVMDSEEPRRSFGIKVQNLPVRSTDTSLKDGLFHEFKKYGKVNSVQIHGTSEDRYGLVFFRQQEDQEKALSVSKGKLFFGMLIEVTAWNGPETENENDYRPLDGRLDEFHPKATRTLFIGNLEKTTSYQQLLDIFQRFGEIVDIDIKKVNGIPQYAFVQYSDIGSVCKAIKKMDAEYLGNNRLKLGFGKSIPTTCVWLDGLAPNITEQYLTRHFMRYGHVVKVIFDRLKGMALILYNNTDFAQAAVRETKGWKIGGNKIKVDFASQESQNAFYRSMQASGQDIRDFYEVPPERRDDRRPPYHEFTAERAYYENIRTTGLYQEDARREYAARSRERFPELEHYQGEHFDPRYHEDPRDYRDYRDPFEQDIRKYTYIQRERERERERFEADRSRWSPSHPRRAITPTISPSPSERATRDSERRVYSQSSERSGSVSSMSPPHFDKSEKTLLDHAAKSEKSTQSDQVAGAEKPKRPKRKDKTDKEKAEKAKSRKAKGQSPANQIPETEPDVGFDGGSGRGRGSDQDVLEKQKCMVDGDSLSGNQLATAFQDSVKSEMNKVDIAELDGKTRLKKHPKSDIGNDGKDSSVESDRLAARKRRFGDLGGKTVRQKRSRQEEDSSQLSDFGSSTTYMKEPDTDKHKDPQRRDARLKTEKGAIQKDGLEDLRGQREKSEGSTDPSESKRQQGSTSSRRVSLEGNSDQSVVKEQEQNATFKLNQNAETNKNTKNKEDHVDIDLSQSYRKQMEQNRRLHLQQQQQRESDKLKKAESLQRNETEDLEHRSLVHEVGKPPEDVTDNFPSHKLSDQFEVEPGIKRERVYRRQKSEDPDWSSTPSPGHQVFSQHADEDFMDASLKELSRNNQKIHPELELLVKRTHNTQVNKTNAPINIVEEDQQKRWESRVKQDLLPNLNFSRNLSKNLHNRKPSEYGLWHDLEPGEVRSDSEEDRENKPLSPAPSTSMRFSDRQRPDRFSDPKLAHLERNKFYSLALDETITPDTKALLERAKSLSSSREDNWSFLDYDSHFVNFRSQKDTEKVESAPRPTPSWYMKKKKIRSGSEDKLDDRKEESKPEEQERRELFASRFLHSAVFELDSRRLQHLERKYEELEHMLNQQASQQGAEGEHETGPVVLFHSRFLELTQLQQQKNKSQQLQEDKANTVCTNENKEEKLSDQEQHVLRSNDTSESSVIALVKPISPVEQVVPEPRLTPNLVTLSVIKDTPLSDQKCVLPNPPTNVCPLVSFTKEDMKEEVKESEDIVPMHHPPTETLKSEPAPETVPETKISEEKLEVIAEDAKPPVADQTHYPGSHEELVCRSEPKLGSETLQAEVPTTCSPIQSRLVEDADVIKEEPHSTCQTAVESEGEKKLEVGKEQLSVDSDTIEEPVPFQKESKTKEMKTKKGKQSPAQVPLTSISVSEKQATRKSERIDKDKLKRGSSPRAETKSTAKSPIPGSDHDHLEHSIPISRARTRRNVKSVYATPVEDDAPTRGKEITESPRSARKRGTEKEAAQHSTELEPPAPTPVKQRGRPPKNRRPVEEISSAKADKIKMDSKDADSNESESGERISRVAKGKTSPHLAKGSLNPIPSATGSKKGDKAEATDEKQVIHFTETDTVSTQHSLDSGKDSSVKSDVKKGEKDKLGAELGKDKDVHEKICEGKSNGKETDSLVVEEKLAQEKDKILRGKIKSTGAPKPHVLKDLQIRLNVTEVKDLLQLGDEEFGNQEDPSKKVSPGDLNEHVSRCTTANKECPNEEKEEKDMDASKSSFLQERELEQAVENIAKFTEPAFTTELATPPVPPAERKSDPEEEKPCNPASETELMAAIDSITAEDASVSLTPAAPISTDVCSEPEIHDFVQPVKVEESQTAMQEEPVFSNTPKKGYKGRPKTPKRSKALKHARKDVKEEPSISEELAVPLAESTASDIKIVSEKPPSAAAAAVITPVSWISESELPAVKAAGSELPSSVEEQPQAVHPQAKSPMYSKPHQLPADCVSPSLASNRPNIRSIQTSRAPVSPPDWRHQTKDACVSSAHIMSVAAKESQPASSDSNKEHDQGTSDLRQILMKPKAVSLPTNLPSLRDQNPSESNPAITAAIQNRSPLPDSKTATHSAPPIVRTPSTLTSETKSVISVIASTATSVISRVCNPLESEEKANLNIGNPSMDMALPKTAYRPSKDDTGPYHGPPDEAGTRFIVDAPTYSSGSCSGLRVNTSEGVVVLSHSGKKNEGPLRISAKISQIPQATAGDMESQQLMSIPQIKQDVYGHSQSGHQKGSSQTDYGHPSKPQSALSSIKQESSSLDKMDSAYLCGSQGVVKRLPQGNQQVMGYHQDYLHLKHQKKMDSVDPHGADGAKPSWTSTVSPAISPHLPSPPGNHVGFVTSAGERNPSHLSGIKQEPRSPRKSGHPHPTFTKVSSPLGSSSPKGISVMLSSALNPMQQFMTGVHHPEQSVIMQPHSVPGGLGRMSPHCVSQSIPVGHLVQGEVRVNTPPLSVMNYVHSDQLASPWSGSMQPRSSSPQAVGRDMVLKVNHGSLLGHEGEQKESRHFHQAGRPSATLPSDTRGTLRSNVPLETFMAQRDMRVHLHQPGERLTLDPHSGHIQETLPPSLSPRAHILPKGVSDKDIKSLEAKRPHSPLPKDGMMGIRQSGPAIASPQTAPLMPPGPSGSFSEYSGMYPNRIQSQIPDTSVGHNQPPLNVTPSMGAELQTKPDGKMTQPVNMVQLLTKYPIVWQGLLALKNDTAAVQLHFVCGNKALAHRSLPLQEGGALLRIVQRMRLEASQLESVARRMTGDSDYCLLLALPCGRDQDDVINQTQALKAAFINYLQAKLAAGIINIPNPGSNQPAYVLQIFPPCEFSESHLSQLAPDLLNRISSISPHLMIVITSV, from the exons ATGGTTCGGGAAACCAGACACCTCTGGGTGGGAAATTTACCCGAACATGTTCGCGAGGAGAAAATCGTGGAGCATTTTAAAAG GTATGGCCGTGTGGAGAGCGTCAAGGTTCTGCGAAAGCGAGGGTCAGAGGGTGGTGTTGCAGCCTTTGTGGATTTTGTGGATATCAAAAGTGCACAGAAGGCTCACAATGCTGTCAATAAGATGGGAGACCGAGACCTTCGGACTGACTACAATGAGCCGGGGTCAGTCCCTAGTGCTGTGCGGGGCCTCGAAGACAGCTCCCCCTCCAGCAGTCGAGACGCTGCAGGATTCTCTAGGGGAACAGTTGGCGCAGTGTTTGGCCCACCTGTGTCCCTACACACCCGAGAGGGACGTTATGAGCGGAGACTAGATGG TAGTTCAGAAAGCCGTGAACGTGCATATGATCACAGCCCATATGGCCACCATGAGCGCAGTGGGACTTTTGACCGACGTCACTACAATGCTGAATATTACCGCGATCGCTCTGTGTTCGCAACTGCTGGCCCCGGCAGCAGTGCCATCGGAGGGAGTTTTGAGGCAGCAGACCCACATTTTGACTCTAGAATACGAGACCCATTTACTCTTACCAATTCAACACGGCGTGACCTCTACAGGGATGATAGAGGGCGACGTGTTGATCGAGCTTATCATCACCATCGTCGAAGCAGATCATCTCATTCCTCCCAGTCGAGGCACCCGTCTCCTCAACGGACCGCAGGGCAAACCTCAAAAACTCCCCATTCTCCTAAAAGAACCCCTTTGTCACCCGGAAGAGGCCCAAGATCAAGATCTCATAGCAGATCTTCAAGCTCGGACTCCGTTAGCAGCACCAGCAGCACAGGCAGCGGCAG CGATTCAAACAGCAGCTCTAGCGATGGTTCTCGGGCCCGCTCCGTTCAGTCATCGGCAGCACACGCACCTCAGCCATGTATGGTGATGGATTCTGAAGAACCACGGAGAAGCTTTGGAATCAAAGTACAAAACTTACCAGTGCGCTCCACAg ATACAAGTTTAAAAGATGGACTCTTCCACGAATTCAAGAAATATGGGAAAGTGAATTCAGTTCAGATTCATGGCACATCAGAGGATCGCTACGGCTTAGTGTTCTTCAGACAGCAAGAGGATCAGGAGAAAGCCCTCAGTGTCTCCAAGGGAAAGCTGTTCTTTGGCATGCTTATTGAGGTTACAGCCTGGAATGGTCCTG AAACTGAGAATgaaaatgactacaggcctttAGATGGGCGACTAGATGAGTTCCACCCCAAGGCTACTAGGACACTGTTTATAGGAAACCTTGAAAAGACCACCAGTTATCAGCAACTACTTGACATTTTTCAGCGCTTTGGAGAAATTGTT GACATCGACATCAAGAAAGTAAATGGCATTCCTCAGTATGCCTTTGTCCAGTATTCTGATATCGGCAGCGTTTGCAAGGCTATAAAGAAAATGGACGCAGAATATCTGGGAAACAACAGGCTTAAG CTTGGGTTTGGGAAGAGTATACCTACTACATGTGTTTGGCTTGATGGATTGGCCCCCAACATTACAGAGCAATATCTCACACGGCATTTCATGCGCTATGGGCATGTAGTAAAa GTCATATTTGATCGGCTGAAGGGGATGGCCCTCATCTTGTACAACAATACAGATTTTGCTCAGGCAGCTGTGAGGGAGACTAAAGGATGGAAGATCGGCGGTAATAAAATTAAG GTGGATTTTGCGAGCCAGGAAAGCCAGAATGCATTTTACCGCTCAATGCAAGCCTCTGGTCAAGACATTAGAGACTTCTATGAAGTTCCACCAGAACGACG AGATGATCGCAGACCTCCTTATCATGAGTTTACAGCAGAGAGAGCCTACTATGAGAACATAAGGACCACTGGCCTTTATCAAGAAGACGCTCGCAGAGAATATGCTGCACGCAGCAGAGAGCGCTTTCCTGAACTGGAACATTATCAGGGTGAACATTTTGACCCACGTTATCATGAAGATCCAAGGGACTACAGGGACTACAGAGACCCCTTTGAGCAAGACATCAGAAAATACACCTATATTCAAAGAGAACGAGAAAGAGAGCGGGAGCGTTTCGAAGCTGATCGTAGCAGGTGGAGTCCATCTCATCCAAGGCGAGCTATTACTCCCACAATATCCCCATCTCCATCCGAACGTGCTACCAGAGACTCAGAACGACGTGTTTACAGCCAGTCATCTGAGAGGAGCGGTAGCGTGAGCTCGATGTCACCTCCTCATTTTGACAAATCCGAAAAGACCTTGCTTGATCATGCAGCAAAGAGTGAGAAGAGCACTCAGTCTGACCAGGTGGCAGGGGCTGAGAAACCCAAGCGCCCAAAACGAAAGGATAAAACTGACAAAGAAAAGGCTGAAAAGGCTAAATCAAGGAAAGCAAAGGGTCAGTCCCCGGCCAACCAAATACCAGAAACTGAGCCGGATGTTGGCTTTGATGGAGGATCTGGACGAGGAAGGGGATCAGACCAAGATGTTCTTGAGAAACAGAAATGTATGGTAGATGGGGACAGTCTGTCTGGAAACCAGTTAGCAACTGCTTTTCAAGACTCTGTAAAAAGTGAAATGAACAAAGTCGATATTGCAGAGTTGGATGGAAAAACCAGACTCAAAAAACATCCCAAGTCTGATATTGGAAATGATGGGAAAGACTCATCAGTGGAGTCAGATCGCCTCGCTGCAAGAAAAAGGCGCTTTGGGGATTTAGGCGGCAAGACTGTTCGTCAGAAAAGAAGCAGGCAAGAAGAGGACAGCAGTCAGTTATCAGACTTTGGGTCAAGTACCACTTACATGAAAGAACCAGATACAGACAAGCACAAAGATCCTCAGCGACGAGATGCACGACTTAAAACGGAAAAAGGTGCAATACAAAAAGATGGACTAGAGGATCTCAGAGGACAAAGAGAGAAATCTGAAGGATCTACAGACCCATCAGAGTCAAAACGCCAACAGGGAAGCACTTCATCCAGAAGGGTCTCGCTAGAGGGGAATTCAGATCAAAGCGTTGTTAAGGAGCAAGAACAAAATGCTACATTCAAGCTTAATCAGAATgctgaaactaataaaaacactaagaataaggaagaccatgTTGACATTGACCTCTCTCAGAGTTACCGCAAGCAGATGGAGCAAAACAGACGTTTACActtgcagcagcaacaacagcgTGAGTCTGACAAACTCAAAAAAGCAGAAAGCCTGCAAAGGAATGAAACTGAGGACTTGGAACATCGTAGTCTTGTGCATGAAGTTGGTAAACCACCTGAGGATGTCACGGATAATTTTCCATCTCACAAACTCTCTGACCAGTTCGAAGTGGAGCCTGGGATAAAGCGAGAGCGTGTCTATAGGAGACAAAAAAGTGAAGATCCTGACTGGAGTAGTACCCCCTCTCCAGGACACCAGGTCTTCTCTCAGCATGCTGATGAAGACTTTATGGATGCTTCTCTGAAGGAGTTGAGTCGAAACAATCAGAAGATTCACCCAGAACTTGAGCTTTTGGTCAAAAGGACTCACAACACACAGGTGAACAAGACAAACGCCCCCATAAATATTGTCGAAGAAGATCAGCAAAAGAGGTGGGAGAGCAGAGTTAAACAAGACCTATTACCCAACCTGAACTTTTCTAGAAACTTAAGTAAAAACCTCCATAACCGCAAGCCTTCGGAATATGGCCTTTGGCATGATTTAGAACCTGGGGAAGTGAGATCAGACTCTGAGGAGGATAGAGAGAACAAACCTCTCTCTCCTGCTCCATCCACATCTATGCGTTTTTCTGACAGGCAGAGACCTGATCGATTTTCAGACCCAAAGCTAGCACATCTTGAAAGAAACAAATTCTACTCCTTAGCACTTGACGAGACCATCACCCCTGATACAAAGGCTCTACTCGAACGGGCAAAATCTCTCTCATCTTCTCGTGAGGACAACTGGTCATTTTTAGATTATGATTCCCACTTTGTAAATTTCCGAAGCCAGAAAGACACAGAAAAAGTTGAATCAGCACCAAGACCTACTCCTTCCTGgtacatgaaaaagaaaaagatacgAAGTGGATCTGAAGACAAATTAGATGACAGGAAAGAAGAGTCCAAGCCAGAGGAACAGGAACGCAGAGAACTATTCGCCTCACGTTTCCTTCACAGTGCTGTGTTTGAGCTGGACTCTAGACGACTTCAACACCTTGAGCGCAAATACGAGGAACTTGAACATATGCTAAATCAACAAGCTAGTCAGCAAGGGGCAGAGGGTGAACATGAGACCGGCCCAGTTGTCCTCTTTCACAGTCGTTTTCTGGAGCTTACGcaactgcaacaacaaaaaaacaagagtcAGCAGTTGCAGGAGGATAAAGCAAACACAGTGtgtacaaatgaaaataaagaggaaaaactATCTGATCAGGAACAACATGTTCTACGGTCTAATGACACGTCAGAATCTAGTGTGATCGCACTAGTAAAACCCATAAGTCCTGTTGAACAGGTTGTTCCTGAACCAAGACTCACTCCAAATCTTGTTACTCTGTCTGTGATCAAAGACACACCTCTTTCAGATCAGAAATGTGTGTTACCAAATCCCCCCACTAATGTATGCCCACTTGTGTCTTTTACAAAAGAGGACATGAAGGAAGAAGTAAAAGAAAGTGAAGATATTGTTCCGATGCACCATCCACCAACTGAGACCTTAAAATCTGAACCTGCACCTGAAACCGTTCCTGAAACAAAGATTTCTGAAGAGAAGCTGGAAGTAATTGCTGAGGATGCAAAACCTCCAGTTGCAGATCAAACACACTACCCTGGTTCTCATGAAGAGTTGGTCTGCAGATCAGAACCAAAGCTAGGTTCTGAGACATTACAAGCAGAAGTGCCAACAACCTGTAGTCCAATACAATCCCGTCTTGTTGAGGACGCGGATGTAATCAAGGAAGAGCCTCATTCCACATGTCAAACAGCAGTAGAGTCAGAAGGAGAGAAGAAACTTGAAGTTGGTAAAGAACAACTTTCTGTTGATAGTGACACAATTGAAGAGCCAGTCCCCTttcaaaaagaaagcaaaactaaagaaatgaaaacaaaaaaaggaaagcaaTCTCCTGCCCAAGTTCCTTTAACATCCATCTCCGTCTCTGAGAAACAAGCCACACGCAAGAGTGAACGCATCGACAAAGATAAGCTGAAACGTGGCTCATCCCCAAGAGCTGAGACAAAGTCCACAGCCAAGTCTCCGATTCCTGGATCTGATCATGATCATTTGGAGCACAGTATACCAATAAGTAGAGCAAGGACGCGAAGAAATGTAAAATCTGTTTATGCCACCCCAGTTGAAGACGATGCACCGACTCGTGGAAAGGAAATTACAGAGTCGCCGCGCTCTGCACGAAAGCGGGGTACGGAGAAAGAAGCTGCACAGCACAGCACTGAGCTGGAACCACCTGCTCCAACTCCCGTCAAACAACGTGGCCGCCCTCCTAAAAACCGCAGACCGGTTGAAGAGATTTCATCTGCAAaagcagataaaataaaaatggacagTAAGGATGCGGATTCAAATGAGTCGGAGAGCGGGGAGCGTATTTCAAGAGTAGCTAAAGGGAAAACATCCCCTCATCTGGCAAAGGGTTCTTTAAATCCAATACCCTCGGCCACAGGCTCAAAGAAAGGGGACAAAGCTGAAGCCACTGATGAGAAACAAGTAATACATTTTACTGAAACAGATACTGTGTCTACACAACATTCATTGGATTCAGGCAAAGATTCTTCAGTAAAATCTGATgtaaagaaaggtgaaaaagacAAACTAGGTGCAGAACTGGGCAAAGACAAAGATGTTCATGAAAAAATATGCGAGGGGAAATCGAATGGCAAAGAGACGGACTCTCTGGTTGTTGAGGAGAAACTTGCCcaagagaaagacaagattttaagaggaaaaatcaaaTCAACAGGGGCCCCAAAGCCTCATGTTCTTAAGGACCTCCAAATCAGGCTAAATGTCACAGAGGTCAAAGATCTTCTTCAACTAGGTGATGAGGAGTTTGGAAATCAAGAAGACCCGTCAAAGAAGGTCAGTCCTGGTGACCTCAATGAACATGTTTCAAGGTGCACTACTGCTAACAAAGAGTGCCCTAatgaagaaaaagaggaaaaggatATGGATGCGTCAAAGAGCTCATTCTTACAGGAGCGGGAATTAGAGCAGGCAGTTGAGAACATCGCCAAATTTACTGAACCAGCTTTTACGACAGAGCTGGCGACCCCACCTGTCCCTCCTGCGGAGCGAAAAagtgatccagaggaggaaaagCCTTGTAATCCTGCCAGTGAGACAGAGCTGATGGCTGCTATTGACTCAATAACTGCTGAAGATGCAAGTGTATCCCTCACCCCAGCAGCTCCAATTAGCACAGATGTTTGTTCAGAACCTGAGATCCATGATTTTGTCCAGCCAGTCAAGGTTGAAGAATCTCAAACTGCTATGCAAGAGGAACCTGTCTTCTCAAATACACCCAAAAAGGGTTACAAGGGAAGGCCCAAAACACCTAAACGCTCTAAAGCCCTAAAGCATGCCAGAAAAGATGTAAAAGAAGAACCGTCTATAAGTGAGGAGCTGGCGGTGCCTTTAGCTGAGAGCACAGCTTCTGATATAAAGATTGTTTCTGAGAAGCCCCCatctgctgcagcagcagcagttattACTCCTGTGTCCTGGATATCAGAGTCGGAACTTCCAGCTGTTAAGGCTGCAGGGTCGGAGTTACCGTCATCGGTGGAAGAGCAACCACAAGCCGTACATCCCCAGGCTAAGAGTCCCATGTATTCAAAGCCTCACCAGCTACCAGCTGACTGTGTTTCTCCTTCTCTGGCTTCAAACAGACCAAATATTAGATCCATTCAAACAAGTAGAGCGCCTGTTTCTCCACCTGACTGGCGACACCAGACTAAAGATGCATGTGTTTCCTCTGCACATATAATGTCAGTGGCAGCCAAGGAGAGCCAACCAGCCTCCTCAGACTCCAATAAAGAGCATGATCAAGGCACAAGTGACTTGAGGCAGATTCTTATGAAACCTAAAGCTGTTTCACTCCCAACCAATCTGCCCAGCCTCCGAGATCAGAATCCCTCTGAAagcaatcctgccatcacagcCGCTATTCAAAATAGATCCCCACTCCCTGATAGTAAAACGGCAACTCATTCGGCGCCACCTATTGTCCGAACACCCTCCACATTAACCTCCGAGACAAAATCTGTGATCTCTGTTATTGCATCTACTGCAACATCTGTTATTAGTCGTGTTTGTAACCCTCTTGAGTCTGAGGAAAAAGCTAATTTAAACATTGGAAATCCCTCCATGGACATGGCTCTGCCCAAAACGGCCTACAGGCCCAGCAAAGATGATACTGGGCCATACCATGGGCCACCTGATGAAGCAGGAACACGCTTCATTGTTGATGCCCCCACTTACAGCTCTGGGTCTTGCTCTGGTCTGAGAGTAAACACATCTGAAGGAGTGGTAGTGCTGAGCCACTCGGGCAAGAAAAATGAGGGACCTCTGAGAATCAGTGCCAAGATTAGTCAAATCCCACAAGCAACAGCAGGTGACATGGAATCTCAGCAGTTGATGTCCATTCCCCAGATTAAACAAGATGTATACGGTCATTCTCAGTCAGGACATCAGAAGGGGTCTTCACAGACAGATTATGGGCATCCTAGTAAACCACAATCAGCTCTATCTTCAATTAAGCAGGAAAGCAGCAGTTTAGATAAGATGGATTCAGCTTACCTGTGTGGGTCCCAAGGAGTTGTAAAGCGTCTCCCGCAGGGCAATCAGCAAGTTATGGGTTATCACCAGGACTATCTGCATTTAAAACATCAAAAGAAGATGGACAGTGTTGATCCTCATGGTGCAGATGGAGCTAAACCATCTTGGACCTCTACTGTAAGCCCTGCTATAAGCCCACATTTACCTTCACCCCCTGGGAACCATGTAGGTTTTGTCACATCAGCTGGTGAGAGAAATCCATCACACCTTAGTGGAATCAAACAGGAACCACGGTCCCCACGAAAGTCAGGTCATCCACATCCTACGTTTACTAAGGTGTCGTCACCTCTCGGCTCCTCATCACCCAAGGGGATTTCTGTAATGCTATCCTCCGCTCTCAACCCTATGCAGCAGTTTATGACTGGTGTCCACCATCCAGAGCAGTCAGTTATCATGCAACCTCACAGCGTGCCTGGAGGCTTGGGACGAATGTCTCCTCACTGTGTTTCCCAGTCGATTCCAGTGGGACATCTTGTTCAGGGAGAGGTTAGGGTTAACACTCCGCCTCTGTCTGTGATGAACTACGTGCACAGCGATCAGCTTGCCTCTCCTTGGTCTGGTTCAATGCAGCCTCGATCCTCCTCCCCCCAGGCTGTTGGCAGGGACATGGTCCTCAAAGTTAACCATGGTTCTTTGCTGGGTCACGAGGGGGAACAGAAAGAATCAAGACACTTCCACCAAGCAGGGAGACCATCTGCTACCCTGCCGTCTGATACTCGGGGAACTTTGAGGAGTAACGTTCCGTTGGAAACCTTCATGGCTCAGAGAGACATGCGTGTGCACCTGCACCAGCCGGGGGAACGTTTGACCTTGGACCCCCATTCTGGACACATTCAAGAAACTCTACCACCCTCTTTATCTCCAAGAGCTCACATTTTGCCTAAAGGCGTGTCTGACAAAGACATAAAGTCGCTGGAAGCAAAGAGACCACACTCTCCTCTTCCAAAGGATGGAATGATGGGAATCCGACAGTCTGGCCCTGCAATTGCATCTCCCCAGACAGCTCCTCTAATGCCACCGGGACCTAGTGGGTCATTCTCAGAGTACTCAGGAATGTATCCAAACCGCATCCAGTCTCAGATCCCAGACACCTCTGTTGGGCATAACCAGCCACCACTGAATGTCACACCATCTATG GGTGCAGAACTCCAGACTAAACCAGATGGCAAGATGACCCAGCCTGTTAATATGGTGCAGTTGCTCACG AAGTACCCTATTGTGTGGCAAGGCCTCCTGGCTCTCAAGAACGACACTGCTGCTGTCCAGTTGCATTTTGTCTGTGGAAACAAAGCTCTGGCTCATCGATCACTGCCTCTGCAAGAAGGGGGCGCTCTGCTCAGGATTGTCCAGAGAATGAGACTAGAGGCCTCTCAGTTGGAGAGTGTAGCCAGAAGAATGACG GGTGACAGCGATTACTGTCTTCTCCTTGCTTTGCCATGTGGACGAGATCAAGACGATGTCATAAACCAAACTCAAGCTCTTAAAGCTGCATTTATCAACTACTTGCAGGCAAAACTGGCAGCTGGTATCATCAATATCCCTAATCCAGGTTCCAATCAG